One Lytechinus variegatus isolate NC3 chromosome 11, Lvar_3.0, whole genome shotgun sequence DNA segment encodes these proteins:
- the LOC121424042 gene encoding zinc finger protein 37-like — MTEIKNTAVQGEDSTPMWSFISAEDDKAVMSKFQIESSKVVEKWSMGNASVVEKDAAVSFLIQLGFAQITVQYDDHQSATQKQVTIQLDVGQNKETEHADSGQAKDGVCSQEITATPATAQPSTAPQQQSAEKEQSDDEDNGNYSAWMSESNDTDDNDAMGAEDGVHPSTTQQLREEHPCPSCHAVFHSTWELDLHRVQDCEELKESTQQVYNCDQCTRSFRMKLPFFKHLRDVHDCDITSSQLLEKLEGLKSTKRQSNAKKDERESLKKGRRKRSKKDARKNSKKNARKTNEPPARRSGRLQNLRELREQTKQQTVARKKKRIVRDVQEEKTQTKSDRTNTPPHLKTQVLPDLKLRIYDTLKRMTIKSGNSPVTSDVGTAEQRHDSDEHQVVETLCDNPNGTGQGSSVHWDSEKESHTPIISGESVIDCRDRETPVLPVPEVELEEKDSTLTVGNQDGRGEPCEANEQEKGGDSKKGSDSQEAGTKTGRKKSRKSGKLVCGICHLEFPSIHFQRKHIFESHKECRYFYQKCSTCGKIFTNKSQYKSHVITHADIEERKKNQSTVKVQCKWCDKTYDTASGLSKHVNSKHTKKKTYPCELCGKVFYIAEKMRMHVLCHSKEDRAFKCEECGKGFVALYFLKNHKATVHSNVHQSLCDLCGASFKYKGSLQQHYNTVHSNVYNFKCEVCGKKFQRATLLNAHMKIHSSDASAKPFKCEQCGKCFRTRYKLKVHLDWHNNIRSHTCEVCGKSFLTKGNLTKHMYTHQDKKPHECRICNRGFSDMPALRRHLDVVHKITLKRVLSRMNPEVTKSAESAVADVPSARSPPPAKSGAAAYEGESAEFGNIEDSAATDGEVEEALLEMMNA, encoded by the exons AGAAAGATGCAGCAGTTTCATTTCTGATACAGCTTGGATTCGCACAGATTACTGTTCAGTATGATGACCATCAATCAGCTACTCAGAAACAAG tgactATTCAATTAGATGTTGGACAGAATAAAGAGACAGAACATGCTGATTCAGGACAAGCCAAGGATGGTGTCTGTAGCCAAGAGATCACTGCCACACCTGCAACTGCTCAACCTTCTACTGCTCCACAACAGCAAAGTGCTGAGAAAGAACAgagtgatgatgaggataatgggAACTACTCAGCATGGATGTCAGAATCCAATGATACAGATGACAATGACGCCATGGGAGCAGAAGACGGTGTCCACCCGAGTACAACTCAACAGCTAAGGGAGGAACACCCTTGCCCTAGTTGCCATGCAGTCTTTCACAGCACATGGGAATTAGATCTGCACAGAGTGCAGGACTGTGAAGAGCTTAAAGAATCAACCCAGCAAGTATACAACTGTGACCAATGTACAAGGTCCTTTCGTATGAAGCTCCCATTTTTTAAACACCTACGTGATGTTCATGATTGTGACATCACTTCCTCTCAACTTCTTGAAAAACTGGAAGGTCTGAAAAGTACAAAAAGACAAAGCAATgcaaagaaagatgaaagagaAAGTTTAAAGAAGGGTCGTAGGAAAAGATCAAAGAAGGATGCAAGAAAGAATTCGAAGAAGAATGCAAGGAAAACTAATGAGCCACCTGCAAGGCGATCTGGCAGACTTCAAAACCTCAGAGAATTAAGAGAGCAAACAAAGCAGCAGACAGTGgcgaggaagaagaaaagaattgTGAGAGATGTGCAGGAAGAGAAAACACAAACAAAGAGTGACAGAACAAATACACCTCCACATTTGAAGACACAAGTCCTTCCTGATCTGAAGCTAAGAATATATGATACGTTGAAGAGAATGACTATTAAATCTGGGAATTCTCCTGTGACTTCAGATGTAGGGACAGCAGAGCAGAGACATGATTCCGATGAACACCAGGTTGTAGAGACTTTATGTGATAATCCCAATGGTACTGGTCAAGGGTCGTCTGTACATTGGGATAGTGAAAAGGAGTCACATACCCCAATCATTAGTGGAGAATCTGTAATAGACTGTAGAGACCGAGAAACACCAGTGCTGCCTGTGCCAGAGGTAGAGCTTGAAGAGAAGGACAGTACGTTGACTGTTGGCAATCAAGACGGAAGGGGTGAACCATGTGAAGCAAATGAACAAGAGAAAGGCGGTGACTCCAAGAAAGGCAGTGACTCCCAGGAAGCAGGAACAAAGACAGGCAGAAAAAAGTCAAGAAAATCTGGGAAACTAGTTTGCGGCATTTGCCACTTGGAATTTCCCTCTATTCATTTTCAACGGAAGCACATCTTTGAAAGCCATAAGGAATGTAGATATTTTTATCAGAAGTGCAGTACCTGTggtaaaattttcacaaataagaGCCAATATAAATCCCATGTAATAACCCATGCAGACAttgaagaaaggaagaagaaccAATCCACAGTGAAAGTTCAATGCAAATGGTGTGATAAAACTTATGATACTGCAAGTGGCCTTTCAAAACATGTCAATTCTAAGCACACCAAAAAGAAGACATACCCTTGCGAATTGTGTGGGAAAGTTTTCTACATTGCTGAAAAGATGAGAATGCATGTACTGTGTCATAGTAAAGAAGATAGAGCATTTAAATGTGAAGAATGTGGAAAAGGCTTTGTCGCTTTGTATTTTCTGAAAAACCACAAAGCAACGGTCCATTCCAATGTTCACCAAAGTCTATGTGATCTCTGTGGAGCTTCTTTTAAGTATAAGGGAAGCCTTCAACAGCATTATAATACCGTCCACTCCAATGTCTACAACTTCAAATGTGAGGTTTGCGGAAAGAAATTCCAGCGTGCGACACTCCTGAATGCCCATATGAAAATTCATTCCAGTGACGCTTCTGCCAAGCCGTTTAAATGTGAACAGTGTGGCAAGTGTTTTCGAACTCGATATAAGTTGAAAGTGCATTTGGATTGGCATAATAACATCAGGTCACACACTTGTGAGGTGTGTGGCAAGTCGTTTCTAACAAAGGGTAACTTGACCAAACACATGTATACCCATCAGGACAAGAAACCACATGAATGTCGGATTTGTAACCGAGGGTTTTCTGACATGCCGGCGCTCAGGAGACATCTGGATGTAGTACATAAGATCACCCTGAAGAGAGTCCTATCACGGATGAATCCCGAAGTCACCAAGTCCGCAGAGTCGGCAGTGGCTGATGTCCCTAGTGCAAGGTCACCTCCACCAGCAAAGTCAGGGGCTGCTGCATATGAAGGGGAAAGTGCAGAATTTGGGAATATTGAAGATTCTGCTGCCACTGATGGAGAAGTTGAGGAAGCACTTCTAGAAATGATGAATGCTTAG